The Prosthecobacter vanneervenii genome has a segment encoding these proteins:
- a CDS encoding acyltransferase family protein: MTASPSSRTQFLCGIQALRGIFAVLVVCHHIGVRSARLWSHDWLGGWFYHNTFRIDFFFVLSGFVLWASHSGDAGRPAAARSFLLRRGLRLYPLLMTMTLFKVLLITCFPGRSSDSYQIIPSLLAFPQSSFPVIVSAWTLSFEMYFMIILAACLGLPAKAALPAMVLVAGLLPVGGMLFDVHPAIHGLGFLTHPFILEFAAGAVAAECVRQRGSRGGGILLCAVAIVGLVLGSTEHLRLNSIAVIWQKSIWAVIFAVGLGGMALLERSCRPERWWLQDYWSLGRASYSIFLSHGFVLMVGFAMGKPQMCGGDPFWTDVFLLLLVILALLFGLAVYKYWERPLLSFCKSLVVNFPSRLAGSDSSQTPQV; the protein is encoded by the coding sequence ATGACGGCCTCGCCTTCCTCCCGCACTCAGTTCCTTTGCGGCATTCAGGCATTGCGCGGAATTTTCGCTGTTCTGGTGGTTTGCCACCACATTGGGGTGCGTTCTGCGCGTCTCTGGTCGCATGACTGGCTAGGCGGCTGGTTCTATCACAACACCTTCCGTATCGATTTCTTCTTCGTTTTGAGCGGTTTCGTGCTGTGGGCATCACACAGCGGGGATGCCGGACGGCCTGCTGCCGCGCGCAGCTTTCTCCTGAGGCGTGGCTTACGCCTCTACCCGCTGCTCATGACCATGACCTTGTTCAAGGTGCTTCTCATTACTTGCTTCCCCGGCAGAAGTTCCGATAGCTATCAGATCATCCCATCTTTGCTCGCTTTTCCTCAGAGTTCCTTCCCTGTCATCGTGTCTGCATGGACGCTTTCCTTTGAGATGTATTTTATGATCATTCTTGCCGCATGCTTGGGATTGCCTGCAAAAGCTGCGCTCCCTGCCATGGTATTGGTGGCCGGACTGCTTCCAGTGGGCGGCATGTTGTTCGACGTCCACCCAGCCATCCACGGGCTGGGGTTCCTCACTCACCCGTTCATTCTGGAATTTGCTGCTGGAGCCGTGGCCGCAGAATGTGTCAGGCAGCGCGGAAGCAGAGGAGGGGGCATTTTGCTCTGCGCCGTCGCCATTGTCGGACTGGTGCTCGGCTCCACAGAGCATCTCAGGCTCAACTCCATTGCTGTCATCTGGCAGAAGTCCATCTGGGCGGTTATTTTTGCCGTAGGTTTAGGTGGAATGGCGCTTTTAGAGCGCTCTTGCCGTCCGGAGCGCTGGTGGCTGCAGGACTATTGGAGTCTGGGGCGCGCCAGTTACTCCATTTTTTTGTCCCATGGGTTTGTCCTCATGGTCGGCTTTGCCATGGGCAAACCGCAAATGTGCGGTGGCGATCCCTTTTGGACTGATGTCTTTTTGCTGCTGCTGGTCATCCTCGCCTTGTTGTTCGGGCTCGCTGTTTATAAATATTGGGAGCGTCCTCTACTCAGCTTCTGTAAATCGCTGGTGGTGAATTTTCCGTCGCGCCTTGCTGGTTCCGATTCTTCACAGACACCTCAGGTCTGA
- a CDS encoding FkbM family methyltransferase, with the protein MNTKTKIGLAKLLYHALRLVGVSRKRIILRHGVRFDVDLAEGIDLSLFLFGSFQKWVIDQTLLPNKDNFCAIDIGANIGAICLPLACRYPGSRIIAVEPTDHAFKRLQRNIELNPAIQSRIKTIQAFMGDGSQAAAPGMIAYPSWRLDKVAGERHSVHLGQAHVVTCPTLSIDGLVEQEGLDHIDFIKIDTDGHEFEILKGARTTLERWRPVLVFEFCFYENEKRGYSFADFSAFFNSLNYDIWLCDRKTRIPDEAAARRVVPELGSCDFAAVPR; encoded by the coding sequence GTGAATACTAAAACCAAGATTGGCCTCGCCAAACTCCTCTATCATGCATTGCGGCTTGTTGGCGTCAGCCGGAAGCGCATCATCCTCCGACATGGCGTGCGCTTTGACGTTGACCTTGCCGAGGGCATAGACCTCTCCCTATTTCTCTTTGGCAGCTTTCAGAAATGGGTCATTGATCAAACCCTGCTCCCTAACAAAGACAACTTTTGCGCCATCGACATCGGTGCCAATATCGGCGCCATCTGCCTCCCTCTAGCCTGCCGCTACCCCGGTTCGCGCATCATTGCCGTGGAGCCCACCGACCACGCGTTCAAGCGGCTCCAACGCAATATCGAGCTCAATCCCGCGATTCAGTCCCGTATCAAAACCATTCAGGCCTTCATGGGAGACGGCTCCCAGGCGGCAGCCCCGGGCATGATCGCCTATCCCAGCTGGCGTCTCGACAAGGTCGCAGGCGAGCGCCACTCCGTCCACCTGGGGCAGGCGCACGTGGTCACCTGTCCTACACTCTCCATTGATGGCCTCGTCGAGCAGGAAGGCCTCGATCACATCGACTTCATCAAGATCGACACTGACGGCCACGAATTCGAAATTCTTAAAGGCGCACGCACCACCCTCGAGCGCTGGCGTCCAGTGCTGGTCTTTGAATTCTGCTTTTACGAAAATGAAAAGCGCGGCTACAGCTTCGCCGACTTTAGTGCTTTTTTCAACTCATTGAACTACGACATCTGGCTCTGCGACAGGAAAACGCGCATCCCGGATGAGGCTGCTGCCAGACGCGTGGTGCCAGAGCTCGGTTCCTGCGACTTTGCGGCCGTTCCGCGATGA
- a CDS encoding methyltransferase domain-containing protein, which produces MLEIAQHDIEIQENRAHWERKPVLRLVYEAFYQGIARWTLSGGEGVTLELGSGMGNIKNTLPDCLTSDLFPNPWLDRVENAYALNWSDKTVENLILFDVFHHLQHPGRAFTEMARVVRPGGRVILFEPGMGLLPRLIMRFFHHEPLGFGQPIEWDAPQDFDPANHPYYAAQGNSWRVFVRKEGLSQHVLRDWKVLHVGREPGWAWLMCGGLRGPQLYPDVLLPAVQWLEKCLSFLPSIFAGRLLVVLERKSGS; this is translated from the coding sequence AGCACGACATCGAGATTCAGGAGAACCGCGCACATTGGGAGCGAAAGCCCGTGCTGCGTCTTGTGTATGAAGCATTCTACCAGGGCATCGCCCGCTGGACTCTTTCGGGAGGAGAGGGCGTGACACTGGAGCTTGGCTCTGGCATGGGAAACATCAAGAACACGCTTCCCGACTGCTTGACCTCCGATCTATTTCCCAATCCGTGGCTGGACCGTGTCGAGAATGCCTACGCCCTGAACTGGTCGGACAAAACGGTCGAAAACTTGATCCTCTTTGACGTCTTTCACCATCTGCAGCATCCGGGCCGAGCTTTCACAGAGATGGCGCGTGTAGTGCGCCCCGGCGGCAGGGTCATCCTTTTTGAGCCTGGTATGGGCTTGCTTCCACGGCTAATCATGCGGTTCTTTCATCATGAACCGCTCGGCTTTGGGCAGCCGATTGAGTGGGATGCTCCGCAGGACTTTGACCCAGCGAACCATCCCTACTATGCCGCACAGGGAAACAGCTGGCGTGTGTTTGTTCGGAAGGAAGGGCTTTCCCAGCATGTGCTGCGCGACTGGAAGGTGCTGCATGTGGGGCGTGAGCCCGGCTGGGCTTGGTTGATGTGCGGTGGTCTGCGCGGGCCGCAACTTTATCCAGATGTGTTGCTGCCAGCCGTGCAATGGCTTGAAAAGTGCCTCTCCTTTCTGCCATCCATCTTTGCCGGACGGCTGCTGGTTGTGCTCGAGAGAAAGTCTGGCTCATGA
- a CDS encoding DUF6056 family protein, with translation MWQAFLPWLAAAVGVLPFLLLSAYSYPSADDWHLAADTMEKGFLQSNVDYYTRTTGRFFSSAFLFMNPMLLSFGAFKCYSLSLVAGLVLCTRWAVGAWFPAASNTWKWTAALTLVVAFLWGMAAPVQGFYWGTGSAGYTQSALFTLAIAGLFGRRSLNPAWRPHPAVLVLASLLAVATTGCTEVAMALLLLHVAAWNAVYFWINRRISRPLAILLLATILGAVMVVLSPGNALRSEYYSNGVKHVLPAAVALAVKLGIKQVLLWLVFVPFALLSFVAVVAWPEHAPVSRQRCWELIAAALVLMACTVFGAYFLGTWSMGHCIPMRGVNLVLFFFIIDWLALLAGLIALLRTAAVELPRPGLFLSFGLVCILLVSFASSPNNVKTAWRDLLSGDAARYSAELTKRHELLRSTREQDVLVPPLKSRPKTLFFNDLTPDPLNWRNTGCARFFRKRSVAITTSSSQP, from the coding sequence ATGTGGCAGGCTTTTCTGCCTTGGCTCGCAGCCGCCGTAGGTGTTTTGCCATTCCTTCTTCTCAGCGCTTACTCCTACCCTTCAGCAGATGATTGGCACCTAGCTGCCGACACCATGGAAAAAGGTTTCCTGCAGTCCAACGTGGATTACTACACGCGCACTACTGGCAGGTTCTTCTCCTCCGCCTTCCTTTTCATGAATCCCATGCTGCTCTCCTTCGGAGCTTTCAAATGTTACAGCCTCTCCCTCGTTGCAGGTCTGGTCCTCTGCACACGCTGGGCAGTAGGTGCATGGTTTCCCGCCGCATCCAATACCTGGAAGTGGACGGCGGCACTCACGCTCGTCGTGGCGTTCCTGTGGGGCATGGCGGCTCCGGTGCAGGGTTTTTACTGGGGAACTGGTTCAGCGGGCTATACCCAATCAGCCTTGTTCACCCTCGCCATCGCAGGCTTGTTCGGCCGACGCAGCTTGAATCCTGCCTGGCGGCCGCATCCTGCAGTGCTCGTGCTCGCCTCCCTTCTCGCCGTCGCCACCACCGGTTGCACTGAAGTCGCCATGGCCCTGCTCCTGCTCCATGTCGCCGCGTGGAATGCCGTTTATTTCTGGATCAACCGCCGCATCAGCCGTCCCTTGGCGATCCTGCTGCTCGCGACCATCCTTGGTGCAGTGATGGTCGTCCTTTCACCTGGCAATGCTCTCCGCAGTGAGTATTACTCCAACGGCGTTAAACACGTTCTTCCCGCAGCAGTTGCGCTCGCGGTCAAGCTCGGCATCAAGCAGGTGCTCCTTTGGCTCGTTTTTGTCCCGTTCGCGCTGCTCTCATTCGTAGCTGTCGTCGCTTGGCCAGAGCACGCCCCTGTCTCACGTCAGCGCTGCTGGGAACTCATTGCTGCCGCCCTCGTGCTCATGGCATGCACAGTGTTCGGTGCCTATTTTCTTGGCACCTGGAGCATGGGGCACTGCATCCCGATGCGTGGGGTGAACTTGGTGCTCTTTTTCTTTATCATCGACTGGCTCGCCCTGTTGGCAGGTCTCATTGCGCTGCTCCGCACCGCCGCCGTCGAGTTGCCACGGCCCGGCCTCTTTCTTTCATTCGGCCTCGTCTGCATTCTACTCGTCAGCTTTGCCAGCTCCCCTAATAATGTGAAGACCGCCTGGCGTGACCTTCTTTCAGGCGATGCCGCCCGTTACTCCGCAGAGCTCACCAAACGGCATGAACTCCTGCGCTCCACCCGCGAGCAGGACGTGCTCGTCCCACCGCTGAAGTCCCGCCCAAAAACGCTGTTCTTTAACGACCTCACCCCAGACCCCCTCAACTGGCGCAACACAGGCTGCGCTCGCTTTTTTCGCAAGCGTAGTGTTGCCATCACCACTTCATCCTCCCAGCCGTGA
- a CDS encoding acyltransferase family protein translates to MHSQPHLSDYRSEIDGLRAIAVLGVILFHVDVKCPGGFVGVDVFFVISGYLITSILLRDLEAGCFSLLQFWERRCRRIMPALVVMVLVTLLAAGFLLLPDDYLKLGRSALWQALFASNVYFWHDTGYFAAEASEKPLLHTWSLAVEEQFYLGMPLLLAALVRVRPVGSRRHIGFTLTALLIASLGWSVNMLRSDPASAFFLLPSRAWELLVGALLAVQPMGKPPVLGRWREISALLGVGAIISSYALYKADTRFPGLAALPPVLGAALFLAANQRPAGTPPPTWCGRLLATRPLAFIGLLSYSLYLWHWPLLAFVNYWSFVPLAKGGKLLLILLIFLLALLSWRFVETPFRLRRICASRPSMLFASGMAVLILLLSGVGITQFQGLPWRVPPGVNHGYPRHSESSFMLTHQTALADLAKDQLVQLGVPGPISNSQFVLWGDSHALAAHPAFDSVLRAAGVSGCSITHSSTAPLLDFHVKVPNGPVTDTVALNQAAFEWLREHRVRHVVLAAYWQVYEQKGRVQGVAPSDYLAHYQGRILATVQKLVEIGCQPWIMLQVPVHPWIVPKAHAYCLIFGADEKRFSATPDSWNGLAGQGPDFLRQVEHAGARIIDARSAFLDSTGRYFRISMDGQALYGDKHHLNPVGAEKMLTPVLRRSFLPIFPALGQP, encoded by the coding sequence ATGCACTCCCAGCCTCACCTGTCAGACTATCGGTCAGAAATCGACGGCCTGCGCGCCATTGCTGTGCTCGGGGTCATCCTCTTTCACGTGGACGTGAAATGCCCCGGCGGTTTCGTTGGAGTGGACGTTTTTTTCGTCATTTCCGGATATTTGATCACCTCCATCCTTCTGCGGGACTTGGAAGCCGGCTGCTTCAGCCTCCTACAGTTTTGGGAGCGTCGCTGCCGCCGCATTATGCCCGCACTTGTGGTCATGGTACTCGTCACCCTCCTTGCCGCCGGCTTCCTCTTGTTGCCAGACGACTACCTCAAGCTCGGCAGGTCCGCTTTGTGGCAGGCCCTGTTTGCTAGCAATGTTTATTTTTGGCATGACACCGGTTACTTTGCTGCCGAAGCCTCGGAAAAGCCTCTGCTACACACTTGGTCCCTTGCCGTGGAGGAGCAGTTTTATCTGGGTATGCCATTGCTGCTCGCGGCGCTGGTGCGCGTGCGTCCGGTTGGCAGCCGCAGGCATATAGGCTTCACTCTAACCGCCTTGCTGATTGCCAGCCTCGGTTGGAGCGTCAACATGCTGCGGAGTGACCCAGCCTCCGCATTTTTCCTGCTGCCCAGTCGCGCTTGGGAACTGCTGGTGGGTGCCCTCCTGGCGGTGCAGCCCATGGGCAAGCCCCCCGTTCTGGGTCGCTGGCGTGAAATTTCGGCATTGCTTGGGGTGGGGGCCATCATCAGCTCCTATGCACTGTATAAGGCGGACACCCGCTTTCCTGGCCTCGCCGCCCTTCCTCCCGTGCTCGGCGCAGCCTTGTTCCTCGCAGCCAATCAACGGCCCGCTGGCACGCCGCCACCCACGTGGTGTGGTCGTCTGCTCGCCACCCGCCCGCTTGCTTTCATAGGCTTGCTCTCCTATTCACTTTATCTCTGGCACTGGCCCTTGCTAGCCTTTGTCAATTACTGGAGTTTCGTCCCGCTGGCCAAAGGCGGCAAGCTCTTGCTCATCCTGCTGATCTTTTTGCTCGCTCTACTCTCTTGGCGCTTCGTTGAGACTCCCTTCCGCCTGCGCCGTATTTGCGCTAGCCGACCCTCCATGCTCTTTGCCAGCGGCATGGCTGTTCTAATACTCCTGCTGTCAGGGGTGGGGATCACCCAATTTCAGGGTTTGCCTTGGCGCGTGCCCCCCGGTGTGAATCACGGCTATCCTAGGCACTCCGAGTCCAGCTTCATGCTTACCCACCAGACCGCCCTGGCGGATCTGGCGAAAGATCAGTTGGTGCAACTCGGCGTGCCTGGCCCCATTAGCAATAGCCAGTTCGTGTTGTGGGGGGACAGCCATGCACTCGCCGCCCATCCCGCCTTCGATAGCGTGCTGCGTGCCGCCGGCGTCTCCGGCTGCTCCATCACTCATTCCAGCACAGCTCCGCTGCTCGATTTCCATGTCAAAGTGCCCAATGGTCCCGTGACTGATACCGTCGCCCTGAATCAGGCCGCGTTTGAGTGGCTGCGTGAGCACCGCGTCCGCCACGTCGTACTCGCGGCCTATTGGCAAGTATATGAGCAGAAGGGCAGGGTGCAGGGAGTCGCACCCAGCGATTACCTCGCTCATTACCAGGGCCGCATTCTAGCCACCGTGCAGAAGCTGGTCGAGATCGGCTGCCAGCCTTGGATTATGCTGCAAGTGCCGGTGCATCCTTGGATCGTTCCCAAGGCGCATGCCTACTGCCTCATCTTCGGTGCAGATGAGAAACGCTTCTCCGCCACCCCAGACTCCTGGAACGGCCTGGCAGGGCAGGGGCCTGATTTCCTGCGTCAGGTTGAGCACGCTGGCGCACGCATCATTGATGCGCGTTCCGCATTTCTCGACTCTACTGGCCGCTACTTCCGGATATCCATGGACGGGCAGGCGCTCTATGGCGACAAGCACCATCTTAACCCTGTAGGCGCGGAAAAAATGCTGACGCCGGTGTTGCGTCGTAGCTTTTTACCGATTTTTCCCGCCCTCGGCCAACCATGA